One window of the Oceanicaulis sp. genome contains the following:
- the zapE gene encoding cell division protein ZapE gives MTPLERLAAEVEAGRLQPDPGQRAAAERLTALCAEIARWKGGESKLFRKSRPAPRGVYLWGGVGTGKSMMMDLFMRSAPIEKKRRVHFHQFLQEIQARITAERARKDRDPLPKVGAAIAKETRLLCFDELQVTDVGDAMILGRLFQALFEAGVVMVATSNRPPQDLYKDGLNRQLFLPFIALIEARLDVMRLDEGRDYRLDRMETGPGYFAPLGPDTDAAMDRCFARLSGGEEARPAQIAVRGRTVPVRAEAGEVGRFAFADLCARPLGPADYHAIAQRYPTVMIDHVPALTPDKRDQAKRFATLVDELYEAKTRLVLSAAAEPHALYTEGEYAFEFERTASRLVEMRSRMGAS, from the coding sequence GTGACCCCGCTCGAACGGCTCGCTGCGGAGGTCGAGGCCGGCCGCCTGCAGCCCGATCCGGGCCAGCGCGCGGCCGCCGAGCGGCTGACCGCGCTTTGCGCCGAGATCGCCCGGTGGAAGGGCGGCGAGAGCAAGCTGTTCAGAAAGTCCCGGCCCGCGCCGCGCGGGGTCTATCTCTGGGGCGGGGTCGGTACGGGCAAGTCCATGATGATGGACCTGTTCATGCGCTCGGCCCCGATCGAAAAGAAGCGCCGCGTTCACTTCCACCAGTTCCTTCAGGAGATCCAGGCGCGCATCACCGCAGAGCGCGCACGCAAGGACCGCGATCCCCTGCCCAAGGTCGGCGCGGCGATCGCGAAGGAAACCCGGCTTTTGTGCTTCGACGAGCTTCAGGTCACCGACGTGGGCGACGCGATGATCCTGGGCCGGCTGTTTCAGGCGCTGTTCGAGGCGGGCGTGGTGATGGTCGCCACCTCCAACCGTCCGCCGCAGGACCTCTACAAGGACGGGCTGAACCGCCAGCTCTTCCTGCCGTTCATCGCCCTCATCGAGGCGCGGCTCGACGTCATGCGCCTCGACGAGGGGCGGGACTACCGGCTCGACCGGATGGAGACGGGGCCGGGGTATTTCGCGCCGCTGGGGCCGGACACCGACGCGGCGATGGACCGGTGCTTCGCCCGTCTGAGCGGCGGGGAGGAGGCGCGGCCCGCCCAGATCGCGGTGCGCGGACGCACCGTGCCGGTGCGCGCCGAAGCCGGCGAGGTCGGCCGGTTCGCTTTCGCCGATCTGTGCGCCCGGCCGCTGGGCCCGGCGGACTATCACGCGATCGCGCAGCGCTACCCGACCGTGATGATCGATCACGTGCCCGCGCTGACCCCTGACAAGCGCGATCAGGCCAAGCGTTTCGCCACCCTGGTCGACGAGCTTTACGAGGCGAAGACGCGCCTGGTGCTCAGCGCGGCGGCCGAGCCCCACGCGCTTTATACCGAAGGCGAGTATGCGTTCGAGTTTGAGCGCACCGCCTCGCGTCTGGTGGAGATGCGCAGCCGGATGGGCGCGTCCTAG
- a CDS encoding glycosyltransferase: MTAAFLNPANAPARAPGRRLRVAMFAARFGEIGAIAEALVQAGCEVEVFTLDRLGVDSRLDDNLLVHGCAGRVGARGFSPARRLGGGPVLDALALRRVFVRAHAARPFDVIEAPDTGGLAGLAATAADAPLVLRCVGGRAGGEPNRIRSWLERRAAGRAAARIALSETAREEAEARFGPVAPDREAYAPPPLPDHVLARGQRRAPPDRRRGPVLFAPGAAGPASGIDQSLAALALLTRRAAANGAPPPVLVTAGLPPGEIGRRLVAMGLQGELAARIEDLGPASEAALHAACDRAHIVLAPARRGGADAYRLACAFGRPLVASADDPAARRLIAETPCGRLARATAPAALADAVERLWNDPRDMMRRRRAGLAYARDLSAMALARRRRAVFEAACARAGVS, from the coding sequence ATGACCGCCGCCTTTCTCAATCCTGCCAACGCCCCGGCCCGCGCGCCAGGCCGCCGCCTTCGGGTCGCGATGTTCGCCGCGCGCTTCGGCGAGATCGGCGCGATCGCCGAAGCGCTCGTCCAGGCGGGCTGCGAAGTCGAGGTCTTCACGCTGGACCGGTTGGGCGTGGACTCCCGGCTCGACGACAATCTGCTCGTGCACGGCTGTGCGGGCCGGGTCGGGGCGCGCGGGTTCAGCCCGGCGCGCCGCCTCGGCGGCGGCCCGGTGCTCGACGCGCTCGCCCTGCGCCGTGTTTTCGTCCGCGCCCACGCCGCGCGTCCGTTCGACGTGATCGAAGCGCCCGACACCGGCGGCCTGGCGGGGCTGGCGGCGACGGCCGCGGACGCGCCGCTGGTGCTGCGCTGCGTCGGCGGACGGGCGGGCGGCGAGCCCAACCGGATCCGCAGCTGGCTCGAACGCCGCGCGGCCGGCCGGGCGGCGGCCCGGATCGCCCTGTCGGAAACCGCACGTGAAGAAGCCGAAGCGCGTTTCGGCCCGGTGGCGCCCGACCGCGAAGCCTACGCGCCGCCGCCTCTGCCCGATCATGTTCTGGCCCGCGGTCAGCGCCGCGCGCCGCCCGACCGGCGCCGCGGCCCGGTCCTGTTCGCGCCCGGCGCGGCGGGACCCGCCAGCGGCATCGACCAGAGCCTCGCAGCCCTCGCGCTTCTGACCCGGCGTGCGGCGGCGAACGGGGCGCCGCCTCCCGTGCTCGTGACCGCCGGGCTGCCGCCGGGCGAGATCGGCCGCCGGCTCGTCGCGATGGGGCTTCAGGGCGAACTCGCCGCCCGAATCGAGGATCTCGGCCCGGCTTCGGAGGCGGCGCTGCACGCCGCCTGCGACCGCGCCCATATCGTGCTCGCGCCGGCGCGGCGGGGCGGGGCGGACGCCTATCGTCTCGCCTGTGCGTTCGGCCGGCCGCTCGTGGCGTCCGCCGACGATCCCGCCGCGCGCCGCCTGATCGCGGAAACGCCGTGCGGCCGGCTGGCAAGGGCCACGGCGCCCGCCGCCCTGGCCGACGCGGTCGAGCGGCTGTGGAACGATCCCAGGGACATGATGCGCCGCCGCCGCGCCGGGCTCGCCTACGCCCGCGATCTCAGCGCCATGGCGCTGGCGCGCCGCCGCCGCGCAGTGTTCGAGGCGGCCTGTGCGCGCGCCGGGGTCAGCTAG
- a CDS encoding DUF2177 family protein, with amino-acid sequence MIAFIAAWLAVAATFLVLDFLWLGVIARKFYRSAAGPVLADSFGKAPAAVFYLIYVTGIVIFALAAPLFGVGVAAAGGQGALFGFFAYAAVNFTNASVLSAWPMRLAIVDTIWGTVLTGVSAAAGAWALVAAGG; translated from the coding sequence ATGATCGCCTTTATCGCCGCCTGGCTCGCCGTCGCCGCAACGTTTCTCGTTCTCGACTTTCTCTGGCTCGGCGTGATCGCCCGGAAATTCTACCGCAGCGCCGCCGGTCCGGTGCTCGCCGACAGCTTCGGCAAGGCGCCCGCCGCCGTGTTCTATCTGATCTACGTCACCGGGATCGTGATCTTCGCGCTGGCCGCGCCCCTGTTCGGGGTTGGCGTTGCAGCGGCGGGCGGGCAGGGGGCGCTGTTCGGCTTCTTCGCCTATGCCGCGGTGAACTTCACCAACGCCTCGGTGCTCAGCGCCTGGCCGATGCGGCTTGCGATCGTGGATACGATCTGGGGGACGGTGCTGACCGGGGTGTCCGCTGCGGCAGGGGCGTGGGCGCTCGTCGCCGCAGGCGGCTGA
- a CDS encoding delta-class carbonic anhydrase, which translates to MKYAVSTSVLAAVLLAACSGPAEDAEAPAEDAAPAEEVMSEDAAPASGEANTPEEAMMASAPICEGFGPQTPRDIANREGTNPVEFPLAPAPSELNLCNIHTHTNAEHKAPGFSVFVGDSDDGGYACNETESLTEAELTDPANGEGAFGGVAPGDTIEVHWVFSSCDVAPGEGLGSCLAEGCENPLLRVEAQSFLVVNDPENALDFTQFDYAGSANEAGLHQPRALPTGSGDPVLFRGSTTGPSYDQQTCSPLQVTWNVRPQCQKVDISSLHRWAAEGNAFNETESHGVRQLVTAPELLSPIEGE; encoded by the coding sequence ATGAAATACGCCGTATCGACGTCCGTGCTCGCCGCGGTTCTGCTCGCCGCCTGCAGCGGCCCGGCCGAGGACGCTGAAGCGCCGGCTGAAGACGCCGCGCCCGCCGAAGAGGTGATGAGCGAGGACGCCGCGCCGGCCTCGGGCGAAGCGAACACGCCTGAAGAAGCGATGATGGCCTCTGCGCCGATCTGCGAAGGCTTCGGCCCGCAGACCCCGCGCGACATCGCCAACCGCGAAGGGACCAACCCGGTCGAGTTCCCGCTGGCGCCCGCGCCGTCCGAACTCAATCTGTGCAACATCCACACCCACACCAACGCCGAGCACAAGGCGCCGGGCTTCTCGGTCTTCGTCGGCGACAGCGACGACGGCGGCTACGCCTGTAACGAGACCGAAAGCCTGACCGAGGCCGAGCTCACCGATCCCGCGAACGGCGAAGGCGCCTTCGGCGGCGTGGCGCCGGGCGATACGATCGAGGTGCACTGGGTGTTCTCCAGCTGCGACGTCGCGCCGGGCGAGGGCCTGGGCTCGTGCCTGGCCGAAGGCTGCGAAAACCCGCTGCTCCGCGTCGAGGCGCAGAGCTTCCTGGTGGTGAACGATCCCGAGAACGCTCTGGACTTCACCCAGTTCGACTATGCCGGTTCGGCGAACGAGGCCGGCCTGCACCAGCCGCGCGCCCTGCCGACGGGGTCGGGCGATCCGGTGCTGTTCCGCGGTTCGACCACCGGTCCGAGCTACGACCAGCAGACCTGCTCGCCGCTTCAGGTGACCTGGAACGTGCGTCCGCAGTGCCAGAAGGTCGACATCTCCTCGCTGCATCGCTGGGCGGCCGAAGGCAACGCGTTCAACGAGACCGAATCCCACGGCGTGCGCCAGCTGGTGACCGCGCCCGAGCTGCTCTCGCCGATCGAAGGCGAATAA
- a CDS encoding AbgT family transporter — protein sequence MADSQTEPARRRGAFTRFLDGVEWLGNLLPHPVTLFAILAVGVVVLSGVFGWLGLAVEDPRPAGSRGVAEDGMIRAVSLMNADGLRRIFTGMVDNFTGFAPLGVVLVAMLGVGVAEKSGLLSAAVRALVLSAPRALVTVALVLAGVISNTASEVGYVVLVPLGGAIFYALGRHPLAGMAAAFAGVSGGYSANLLIGTIDPLLAGITEEAAQLIDPDYTVVATANWYFMFASTFVVTIIGSLVSIFIVEPKLGPYDPSRADPSVLDKNMMEPLSKLEKKGLGWAALALLAVLGVMALTLAPDWGVLRNPETGDRIDSPFFDGFVVWILIFFVTLGYAYGRVVGTMKTDRDVIDAMAAALSSLGLYIVLVFFAAQFVAFFGWTNLGAITAVTGAQFLKDTGLTGPAVFFLFIAMCAVINLSLGSASAQWAVTAPIFVPMLMLIGYSPEVIQAAYRIGDSTTNIITPMMSYFGLILAWATRYDKDLGVGTLIAMMLPYTIFFLIFWSGFFYVFTFVFDFPVGPGSPTVYPAP from the coding sequence ATGGCCGACAGCCAGACCGAACCGGCGCGCCGCCGGGGCGCGTTCACGCGTTTTCTCGACGGCGTGGAATGGTTGGGCAATCTGCTGCCCCATCCCGTGACGCTGTTCGCCATTCTCGCCGTGGGCGTGGTGGTTCTTTCCGGCGTGTTCGGCTGGCTGGGTCTGGCGGTGGAGGACCCCCGTCCGGCCGGATCGCGCGGCGTCGCCGAGGACGGCATGATCCGCGCGGTCAGCCTGATGAACGCGGACGGGCTGAGGCGCATCTTCACCGGCATGGTGGACAATTTCACCGGCTTCGCGCCGCTCGGCGTGGTGCTGGTGGCGATGCTCGGCGTCGGGGTGGCGGAGAAATCAGGCCTCCTGTCAGCGGCGGTCCGCGCGCTCGTGCTCTCCGCGCCGCGCGCGCTCGTCACCGTTGCGCTGGTGCTGGCCGGCGTGATCTCCAACACGGCTTCCGAAGTCGGATACGTCGTGCTGGTGCCGCTGGGCGGGGCGATCTTCTACGCGCTCGGACGCCATCCGCTGGCGGGCATGGCCGCAGCCTTCGCCGGGGTGTCGGGCGGGTACAGCGCGAACCTTCTGATCGGCACGATCGACCCGCTGCTCGCGGGCATCACCGAAGAGGCCGCCCAGCTGATCGATCCCGACTACACCGTGGTGGCGACCGCGAACTGGTACTTCATGTTCGCGTCGACCTTCGTGGTGACGATCATCGGCTCTCTGGTCTCGATCTTCATCGTCGAGCCCAAGCTCGGCCCCTACGATCCCTCCCGCGCCGATCCCAGCGTGCTCGACAAGAACATGATGGAGCCGCTCAGCAAGCTCGAAAAGAAGGGCTTGGGCTGGGCGGCGCTGGCGCTGCTGGCCGTGCTGGGGGTTATGGCGCTGACCCTCGCGCCTGATTGGGGCGTGCTCAGGAACCCTGAAACGGGCGACCGGATCGACTCGCCGTTCTTCGACGGGTTCGTGGTCTGGATCCTGATCTTCTTTGTGACGCTGGGCTACGCCTATGGCCGCGTGGTCGGCACGATGAAGACCGACCGGGACGTCATCGACGCCATGGCCGCCGCGCTGTCCTCGCTCGGGCTTTACATCGTGCTCGTCTTCTTCGCCGCCCAGTTCGTGGCCTTTTTCGGCTGGACCAATCTGGGGGCGATCACCGCGGTCACCGGCGCGCAATTTCTCAAGGACACCGGGCTGACCGGCCCGGCGGTGTTCTTCCTGTTCATCGCCATGTGCGCGGTGATCAACCTGTCGCTGGGCTCGGCCTCGGCGCAATGGGCGGTGACCGCGCCGATCTTCGTGCCGATGCTGATGCTGATCGGCTATTCGCCGGAAGTCATTCAGGCCGCCTACCGGATCGGGGATTCCACCACCAACATCATCACCCCGATGATGAGCTATTTCGGTCTGATCCTCGCCTGGGCGACCCGCTACGACAAGGATCTGGGCGTGGGCACGCTGATCGCGATGATGCTGCCCTACACCATCTTCTTCCTGATCTTCTGGTCGGGCTTCTTCTACGTCTTCACCTTCGTGTTCGACTTCCCCGTCGGGCCGGGCTCGCCCACCGTCTACCCGGCGCCGTAA
- a CDS encoding DUF1328 domain-containing protein translates to MLRLAIAFFVIALIAALFGFGGIAEASAGIAQILFFIFLVLFVLALIVGLFRGRSPRP, encoded by the coding sequence ATGTTGAGACTGGCTATCGCCTTTTTTGTGATTGCGCTGATCGCTGCGCTGTTTGGTTTCGGCGGCATCGCCGAAGCCTCTGCCGGCATCGCGCAGATCCTGTTCTTCATTTTCCTGGTCCTGTTCGTGCTGGCGCTGATCGTGGGCCTGTTCCGCGGGCGCTCGCCGCGGCCCTGA
- a CDS encoding diacylglycerol kinase family protein, whose protein sequence is MAPSAPAFVVNTSSQTIEGPEGEEELARMRGVCSVSLMGIYRDADPGLAARRAIDDGADAIITLGGDGTARSAAQAIYEAESDARLVALPMGTANLLPRRLYSTRSTDDILGALDRLEPAALPGGVVGGEVFLIAAAAGFPTTFARARETARDPSREHRLKTALKRASAGFSEMFASRLRFAADGAENERLDRASGLMLWVEENADSFDFAAINIESIAGLAGLALGALSERLRSDERLLLREAQEVSMRSKRAIPLMVDGEPRSCGRKARFNFKPDLIPVLRWPEGGTGTA, encoded by the coding sequence TTGGCGCCGTCCGCCCCCGCCTTCGTCGTCAACACGTCCAGTCAAACGATCGAGGGCCCGGAGGGCGAGGAGGAGCTCGCGCGCATGCGCGGCGTGTGCTCGGTCAGCCTTATGGGAATCTATCGCGACGCCGATCCCGGCCTGGCTGCGCGCCGGGCGATCGACGACGGCGCGGACGCGATCATCACGCTGGGCGGCGACGGGACGGCGCGGTCCGCCGCCCAGGCGATCTACGAGGCGGAGAGCGACGCCCGGCTCGTCGCGCTTCCCATGGGCACGGCGAACCTGCTGCCGCGGCGGCTTTATTCCACGCGCAGCACCGACGACATCCTGGGCGCGCTGGACCGGCTGGAGCCCGCCGCTCTGCCCGGCGGCGTGGTCGGCGGCGAGGTGTTCCTGATCGCGGCCGCAGCCGGGTTTCCCACCACCTTCGCCCGCGCCCGCGAGACGGCGCGCGATCCCTCTCGCGAGCACCGGCTGAAGACCGCGCTCAAGCGCGCCTCGGCGGGATTCTCGGAAATGTTCGCCTCCCGCCTGCGCTTTGCGGCGGACGGGGCTGAGAACGAGCGGCTGGACCGGGCGAGCGGGTTAATGTTGTGGGTGGAGGAAAACGCAGACAGCTTCGATTTCGCCGCGATCAACATCGAAAGCATCGCCGGCCTCGCCGGGCTCGCCCTCGGCGCGCTCAGCGAAAGGCTGCGCTCCGACGAGCGGCTCCTGCTTCGCGAGGCGCAGGAGGTCTCAATGCGCTCCAAACGCGCGATTCCCCTGATGGTGGACGGAGAACCGCGCAGCTGCGGGCGCAAGGCGCGCTTCAACTTCAAGCCCGATCTCATCCCCGTGCTGCGATGGCCCGAGGGCGGAACGGGAACGGCCTGA
- a CDS encoding glycine zipper domain-containing protein: MMKFAAAALSASALLAGCAGYENTTRSAAVGAGVGAVAGGAIGNNVGDGDATTGALLGAAAGAALGAAQGCSADNVCPWNRNSQYHSDLRYDRSADRYFYYNERNGCTYWQNGDLRGC; encoded by the coding sequence ATGATGAAGTTTGCAGCGGCCGCGCTTTCGGCCTCCGCCCTGCTCGCCGGTTGCGCGGGCTATGAGAACACCACCCGCAGCGCCGCTGTCGGCGCAGGCGTCGGCGCTGTCGCCGGCGGCGCGATCGGCAATAATGTCGGCGACGGCGACGCCACGACCGGCGCCCTTCTGGGCGCGGCGGCCGGCGCAGCGCTCGGCGCGGCGCAAGGCTGCAGCGCGGACAATGTCTGCCCCTGGAACAGAAACAGCCAATACCACTCGGACCTCAGGTACGACCGGTCCGCGGACAGGTATTTTTACTACAACGAACGCAACGGCTGCACCTACTGGCAGAACGGCGACCTTCGCGGTTGCTGA
- a CDS encoding alpha/beta fold hydrolase, whose protein sequence is MNAVAIAARASELVCGFSRPSGGWLEARGRVTGPVDGPETLVLGGVSAGRAVASGPGETGWWPGVAEAGGALDPARTRMLGLDFVTEADPFPSVEDQAAAALALADAAGFGRFRIVGASYGGVIGLAIAAAVPDRIRRLDVLCAAARPSPLATAWRSIQREILALGAEAGDPARGVDLARRLAMTTYRTCEELHARFADPEPGGRDADGVAAYLAARGADYAAKTPPEKMAALLQSMDAADVAIKAIAAPARFLAITSDRLVPPRDIRATAARIREAAVVEIDSLYGHDGFLKETAAVNAFLGGAS, encoded by the coding sequence ATGAACGCGGTCGCGATCGCTGCACGGGCGAGCGAACTCGTCTGCGGATTCTCACGTCCCTCCGGCGGATGGCTGGAGGCGCGCGGCCGGGTGACCGGCCCGGTCGACGGACCCGAAACCCTGGTGCTCGGCGGCGTCTCCGCTGGCCGCGCGGTCGCATCAGGGCCGGGGGAGACCGGCTGGTGGCCGGGCGTCGCGGAGGCGGGCGGCGCGCTCGACCCCGCCCGGACACGCATGCTCGGCCTCGACTTCGTCACCGAAGCCGATCCGTTCCCGAGCGTCGAAGATCAGGCCGCCGCCGCTCTGGCCCTGGCGGACGCGGCCGGCTTCGGCCGGTTCAGGATCGTCGGGGCGAGCTATGGCGGGGTGATCGGTCTCGCGATCGCTGCAGCCGTGCCCGATCGCATCCGCCGGCTGGACGTGCTGTGCGCCGCGGCCAGACCTTCGCCGCTCGCCACGGCCTGGCGTTCGATCCAGCGCGAAATCCTGGCGCTGGGCGCAGAGGCGGGCGATCCGGCCCGCGGCGTCGATCTCGCCCGCCGGCTCGCCATGACCACCTATCGCACCTGTGAGGAGCTTCACGCCCGCTTCGCCGATCCCGAACCCGGCGGTCGGGACGCGGACGGGGTCGCCGCCTATCTCGCCGCACGCGGGGCGGATTACGCCGCGAAGACGCCGCCGGAGAAAATGGCGGCCCTGCTTCAGTCGATGGACGCCGCCGACGTCGCGATCAAGGCGATCGCCGCGCCGGCGCGTTTTCTCGCCATCACGTCAGACCGGCTCGTGCCGCCCCGCGACATCCGCGCGACGGCGGCGCGCATCCGGGAGGCGGCGGTCGTCGAGATCGACAGCCTTTACGGGCATGACGGCTTCCTGAAGGAGACCGCGGCGGTGAACGCGTTTCTGGGCGGGGCGTCGTGA
- a CDS encoding PLP-dependent transferase codes for MTALRTRAARAGINADPGHQGVVAPVSVSAAYRRADAAEPGAFDYARTDQPGRRLLAEALSALEGAAGTVVTSSGMAAIDLVLNLLPNGARIVCAHDAYGGTHRLMNARAAQRGFTLVYADCTDQDALDAALGPGADLLFLETPSNPRLRITDLRHACAAGRAAGALVAVDNTVLTPALQRPLAFGADLVVASVTKMLNGHSDMVGGAVACADAERAETLGWWANAAGAGAGAFDCFLALRGLRTLPVRAEAQSAAALKIAERLSVHPKVARVDYPGLPGHPGHGLAARQQDGFGPLLSLELTAGAEAARRFVSSLKLFTLAQSLGGVESLVAIPALMTHAAMSTETRTVAGVGDGLVRLSVGLEAAEDLIADLEAGLAAL; via the coding sequence GTGACCGCGCTTCGAACCCGCGCCGCCCGGGCCGGCATCAACGCCGATCCGGGCCATCAGGGGGTGGTCGCGCCAGTTTCGGTCTCCGCCGCCTATCGCCGCGCGGACGCCGCAGAGCCCGGCGCGTTCGACTACGCCCGGACCGACCAGCCCGGCCGCCGCCTGCTCGCCGAGGCGCTGAGCGCGCTCGAAGGCGCAGCCGGGACGGTCGTGACGAGCTCCGGCATGGCGGCGATCGATCTGGTCCTGAACCTGTTGCCGAACGGAGCGCGGATCGTCTGCGCGCACGACGCGTACGGGGGCACCCACCGGCTGATGAACGCCAGAGCCGCCCAGCGCGGGTTCACGCTGGTGTACGCCGACTGCACCGATCAGGACGCGCTGGACGCCGCGCTCGGCCCCGGCGCGGATCTCCTGTTTCTGGAAACCCCGTCCAATCCGCGGCTGAGGATCACCGATCTTCGTCACGCCTGTGCGGCGGGCCGCGCCGCCGGGGCGCTGGTGGCGGTCGACAACACCGTGCTCACCCCGGCATTGCAGCGGCCGCTCGCCTTCGGCGCGGATCTCGTGGTCGCCTCGGTCACCAAGATGCTGAACGGGCATTCCGACATGGTCGGCGGCGCGGTCGCCTGCGCCGATGCGGAACGCGCTGAAACGCTCGGCTGGTGGGCGAATGCGGCGGGCGCGGGGGCGGGTGCGTTCGACTGCTTTCTGGCTTTGCGCGGCTTGCGCACCCTGCCGGTCCGCGCTGAAGCCCAGTCCGCCGCCGCGCTGAAGATCGCAGAGCGCCTCAGCGTCCATCCAAAGGTCGCCCGGGTGGATTATCCCGGCTTGCCGGGCCATCCCGGCCACGGCCTCGCCGCGCGCCAGCAGGACGGGTTCGGCCCGCTTCTGAGCCTCGAACTCACCGCCGGCGCGGAGGCGGCGCGGCGTTTCGTGTCGAGCCTGAAGCTTTTCACCCTCGCCCAGTCGCTGGGCGGGGTTGAGAGCCTCGTCGCGATCCCTGCGCTGATGACCCATGCGGCGATGAGCACGGAAACCCGCACCGTAGCGGGCGTGGGCGACGGGCTGGTCAGGCTGTCGGTCGGGCTCGAAGCGGCCGAGGATCTGATCGCCGATCTCGAGGCCGGTCTCGCCGCGCTGTGA
- a CDS encoding MarR family transcriptional regulator, whose amino-acid sequence MADDHDEILIALRRIIRAVDLRSKSLVKETGLTAPQLVVLQALAKNGATKPSALSRQVSLSQPTVTAILDRLTSAGLVQRARSDLDRRAVLAELTEKGEQIARGAPQLLQAGFIDAFRKLPSWERHMLIASLQRVAALMNAETLDASPILLGGEAIDSDAG is encoded by the coding sequence GTGGCCGACGACCATGACGAAATCCTGATCGCGCTGAGGCGCATCATCCGGGCGGTGGATCTCCGCTCGAAATCGCTGGTCAAGGAGACCGGCCTCACCGCGCCCCAGCTGGTGGTGCTCCAGGCGCTGGCGAAGAACGGCGCGACCAAGCCCAGCGCGCTGTCGCGCCAGGTCTCGCTCAGCCAGCCCACCGTGACCGCGATCCTAGACCGGCTGACCAGCGCGGGGCTGGTTCAGCGGGCGCGCAGCGATCTCGACCGCCGGGCGGTGCTCGCCGAGCTCACCGAAAAGGGCGAACAGATCGCGCGCGGCGCGCCGCAGCTTCTGCAGGCGGGTTTCATCGACGCGTTCAGAAAGCTGCCGAGCTGGGAGCGGCACATGCTGATCGCCTCGCTGCAGCGCGTCGCTGCGCTGATGAACGCCGAGACGCTCGATGCGAGCCCGATCCTTCTTGGCGGTGAAGCGATCGATTCAGACGCCGGCTAG
- a CDS encoding transporter substrate-binding domain-containing protein, translating into MCAISGNKLLAALAALVFAAGTASARQAAPETVDVYTGVWPPYVEAQGAAPGPVTEIVRTVFDDMGYEPRVRRFGFAYVYDQVERGRAMAAYPFFETDDRIGEVLFSDPVFEVTSRIYYNRRAHPDGPPTLTGEEIYGNVSGYRFGGEIDRLLAAAEADGRVEPFENEQEALAALIDGEIELLPITGRVAREVLRRDFASERALIAALPQVDDEAQPLKVIFPPGADAMRDAFNASLARLQQAELIPLGDRRTGTLAGCDTVAEIVASDDVPLVLATNPLTGDRYALPQGSRVAVCGWSTSMTEAAGDNRFYAIMSDTSEVLVLDGPQAGRELLVENMHLAISE; encoded by the coding sequence ATGTGCGCTATCAGCGGAAATAAGCTTCTCGCCGCGCTCGCCGCGCTGGTCTTCGCCGCAGGGACCGCTTCGGCCCGTCAGGCGGCGCCGGAGACGGTCGACGTCTACACCGGCGTCTGGCCGCCCTATGTCGAGGCGCAGGGCGCCGCGCCGGGGCCGGTCACCGAAATCGTGCGCACCGTGTTCGACGACATGGGCTACGAGCCGCGCGTGCGCCGGTTCGGCTTCGCCTATGTGTACGACCAGGTCGAGCGCGGCCGCGCGATGGCGGCCTATCCGTTTTTCGAGACCGACGACCGGATCGGCGAGGTTCTGTTCTCCGATCCCGTTTTCGAGGTGACCAGCCGGATCTATTACAATCGGCGCGCCCATCCGGACGGTCCGCCGACGCTCACCGGCGAGGAGATCTACGGCAATGTCAGCGGCTACCGCTTCGGCGGCGAGATCGACCGGCTGCTGGCGGCGGCCGAAGCGGACGGCCGGGTCGAGCCGTTCGAGAACGAGCAGGAAGCGCTCGCCGCCCTGATCGACGGCGAGATCGAACTTCTGCCGATCACCGGCCGGGTCGCCCGCGAGGTGCTGCGCCGCGACTTCGCCTCCGAACGCGCCCTGATCGCCGCTCTGCCGCAGGTCGACGACGAGGCGCAGCCGCTTAAGGTCATCTTCCCGCCCGGCGCGGATGCGATGCGGGACGCCTTCAACGCCAGCCTCGCGCGATTGCAGCAGGCCGAGCTGATCCCGCTCGGCGACCGGCGCACCGGCACGCTGGCGGGCTGCGACACGGTCGCCGAGATCGTCGCGTCCGACGACGTGCCGCTCGTGCTCGCCACGAACCCCCTAACCGGGGACCGATACGCCCTTCCGCAGGGCTCGCGCGTCGCGGTGTGCGGCTGGAGCACGAGCATGACCGAAGCGGCCGGCGACAACCGGTTTTACGCGATCATGAGCGACACGTCCGAAGTGCTGGTGCTGGACGGGCCGCAGGCCGGCCGGGAATTGCTGGTCGAGAACATGCATCTCGCCATCTCCGAATGA